Proteins from a genomic interval of Periophthalmus magnuspinnatus isolate fPerMag1 chromosome 11, fPerMag1.2.pri, whole genome shotgun sequence:
- the LOC117378539 gene encoding oxysterol-binding protein-related protein 3-like, producing MMTSPSPTLSDSSGSSKHDSNQDSWEIVEGLRGAPSSIQEPDRQQGFLLKKRKWPMKGWHKRYFMLEKGIMKYAKREGDIKKGKLHGSIDVGLSVMSIKKKAMCIDLDTEDNIYHLKVKSPELFEEWVSKLRNHRVFRQNEIATNPERHLFHHPAASSPSLNDSIRRPATLTKQASLHQAKVSSWLHSTEDMDKCCKELEEAESYLLELNLLLKSMEVMHRTYSAPAITALQHVPSYDIPKKEKRPRRWLSKNNGKEAKATLQVPSCISSNSPRLHASNPNLSSSETPAQEPGPESPDSPTPVSLLQEDFCRLANNIYSNLKSAYTTLLSEREHLRNTINLQAPSPPQVIGLKAAYASECAVSPHSLVHQTSNESRASIPESISEFFDAQEYLLSSSSSENEVSDDDDSYISDVSDTVSMDTCDGTTHRHNSVSSGALVRRRSTLPSPCPSSSVSVWNILRNNIGKDLSKVAMPVQLNEPLNTLQRLTEELEYCELLDTANQTHDPYQRMVYVAAFAISAYACTYHRAGSKPFNPVLGETYECDRPDKGFRFIAEQVSHHPPVSACHTDSRNFTFWQDMRWKNKFWGKSMEIVPMGTTHVTLPEFGDHYEWNKVTSCIHNILSGQRWIEHYGEMTIRNNNSNECQCKVTFVKARSWSSIVNEVEAVVTDSTGAVVTTIFGKWNEALYQGSPPSATCLWRANPMPEEHEQYYGFTQFAVELNELDPALKPLLPPTDTRFRPDQRLLEEGNTEGAEEQKQRIEQLQRERRKVLQDNNMKHQPRFFKKSRNDTWVSNNSYWEQRREPGFSKIDFPVLW from the exons atgatgacatcaccatcTCCCACACTCAGTGACAGTAGCGGCTCCTCCAAACATGATAGTAACCAG GACAGCTGGGAGATTGTGGAGGGCCTCCGGGGGGCGCCTTCCAGTATTCAGGAGCCTGACAGACAACAAGGCTTCCTGCTCAAGAAGAGGAAGTGGCCCATGAAAGGGTGGCACAAG AGATACTTTATGCTCGAGAAGGGCATCATGAAGTACGCCAAACGTGAGGGAGAT ATAAAGAAGGGGAAGCTCCATGGCTCCATAGATGTGGGTCTGTCTGTTATGTCCATCAAAAAGAAAGCCATGTGCATCGATCTGGACACAGAGGACAACATCTACCACCTCAAG GTGAAGTCCCCTGAGCTGTTTGAGGAGTGGGTGTCCAAGCTGCGTAACCATCGAGTGTTTAGGCAGAACGAGATTGCTACGAATCCAGAGAGACACCTGTTCCATCACCCCGcagcctcctccccctccctcaatGACTCCATCAGACGG ccGGCTACTCTGACCAAGCAAGCCTCCCTTCACCAGGCCAAAGTCAGCTCATGGCTCCACTCCACTGAGGACATGGACAAGTGCTGCAAAG AACTGGAGGAGGCGGAGTCCTACCTACTAGAGCTGAACCTACTCTTGAAGAGCATGGAGGTCATGCACCGAACTTACTCGGCTCCAGCCATCACTGCACTACAG CATGTTCCTTCATATGACATTcccaagaaagagaaaagaccCAGAAGATGGCTCTCTAAAAACAACGGCAAAGAAGCTAAAGCCACACTACAG GTTCCCAGCTGTATCTCTTCCAACTCTCCACGGCTCCATGCATCCAATCCAAACCTGTCCTCAAGTGAGACGCCAGCCCAGGAGCCCGGCCCTGAATCCCCCGACTCCCCCACTCCAGTGTCCCTGCTGCAGGAGGACTTCTGCAGGCTGGCCAACAACA TCTACTCCAACCTGAAGTCTGCCTACACCACGCTGTTGTCTGAGAGGGAGCATCTGAGGAACACCATCAACCTGCAGGCCCCGTCCCCACCGCAGGTCATAGGGCTTAAGGCGGCCTACGCGTCT GAGTGTGCTGTGAGCCCCCATTCACTGGTGCACCAGACCTCCAACGAGAGCAGAGCCTCCATCCCAGAGTCCATCTCCGAATTCTTCGACGCCCAGGAATATCtactgtcctcctcctcttcagaaAACGAG GTGTCGGATGATGATGACTCCTACATCAGTGATGTCAGCGATaccgtctccatggatacatgCGACGGCACCACCCACAGGCACAACTCTG TGTCCAGTGGGGCCCTGGTTCGGCGGCGTTCCACACTTCCCTCCCCCTgcccgagcagcagtgtgtcCGTGTGGAACATCCTCCGGAACAACATTGGGAAGGACCTGTCTAAGGTGGCTATGCCTGTGCAGCTCAACGAGCCTCTCAACACCCTACAGAGGCTGACTGAAGAGCTGGAGTACTGTGAGCTGCTGGACACGGCCAACCAGACCCACGACCCCTACCAGCGCATG GTGTATGTGGCTGCGTTTGCCATCTCTGCATACGCGTGCACGTACCACAGAGCAGGCAGTAAGCCCTTTAACCCTGTGCTAGGAGAGACCTATGAGTGTGACCGGCCTGACAAAGGCTTCAGGTTCATAGCTGAGCAG GTGAGTCACCACCCTCCTGTGTCTGCTTGCCACACAGATTCAAGAAACTTCACCTTTTGGCAAG ATATGCGGTGGAAAAATAAATTCTGGGGCAAGTCGATGGAGATTGTTCCCATGGGAACCACTCATGTGACCTTACCAGA GTTTGGAGACCACTATGAGTGGAACAAGGTGACCTCATGTATCCACAACATTCTGAGCGGCCAGCGTTGGATCGAGCACTACGGAGAAATGACCATCAGAAACAATAACAGCAATGAGTGCCAGTGCAAAGTCACCTTTGTCAAG gcTCGGTCGTGGAGCTCCATAGTGAACGAGGTGGAGGCGGTGGTCACAGACTCCACTGGGGCTGTGGTCACCACTATCTTTGGGAAGTGGAACGAGGCTCTGTATCAGGGCAGTCCTCCCTCTGCCACCTGCCTGTGGAGAGCCA ACCCAATGCCCGAGGAGCATGAGCAGTACTACGGCTTCACTCAATTCGCTGTGGAGCTAAACGAGCTGGACCCCGCTCTCaaacctctgctgccccctactGACACGCGCTTCAGGCCGGACCAGAG